The DNA window TAACACCCCCAACAAAACTAATGTTGTATTTGTTAGttaatgagaaaaaaatttcaaatcaagaaAAGAATTTGCTTATATggaattatgtgtatatatatataaatgattctTAACAATAATAAAGAGAAGGGATATACTTTTTGATACTTgaatttggtttctttttttaaattgatatttatgtTTCTTTCCGGATTGTACCAAAAAAGAGTATAGGAactaaaattcacatttaaatATAGTGGGATCAAAACCATAATATGATTGGAGCCAATTTATACTAACACAATATACTTAataaaagtataatgactaaatctcaaatttaagtaTAGTAAAGGGATCAAATTCATAATATCATCGAAGATAATGTATACCTAACACAATCACCCCTAATATATAtagtacaataaaaaataaatatttgatactacttgatctattttttttattgatttatatctCACAAATTTgactattatatttatttttcgaTATTAATTCATGGTCCATATGAATAtgagtaaaaaaatattacataacACGTGTTACCGCCTTTTGCTTTTTTTAAGATTATATGAGAATGTTAAATTTCAGTTTTTTTGTCCCTACCATATTGTGTAAGAttgagatttaatatttatactttaatttttaacataattgagtatttaaattttataacgtCATTAATTAAtctagatattttatttttattaaaatattgatgtgaattttaaaaaattgttaacatcattaaaattttttgtgaaattcaaGTCTATTACAATATTTTTTCTTGTTACATAGGTACTAAGTGAGTTTTTCAGAAACAATTCAAAACATCAGACTcgctaattcaattaaaaaattgtagcaatgttaacaattaaacttaaaattttaaatctaaaaagtaaataaattaaattcctaaaaaataaaaatataaagtctaaatttcaaatatataaaaaaatattgaaacttAAATTAACCTAATACGTAACATGGTGGAAACTCAAAAACCAtaccaattaatattttaatataacttagattttaattaaaaaatttattgtatACTTGAATGATATTAACTAGAATGGTTTTATCAATGCTTCACGtctggttaattattttttgaaccaAATTATATAGTAAAAGTTTgtaagttaaaatatgttttaagtatttatattttttaaatgttttaattgatatcgttaaaatttttctattaaatatattagtgtaacatattaaaattttagagaaaaactcacttaataaccatatagtaaaaaaataatattgtaattgatttaaatttaacaaaGAAATTTAAAGGGGTTAATAATTCTTAAAAACTGTATAGGGTTTAGCTAGTACAGGACCAAACtgataaaagaaaatacaagTACCAAAGTGAGAATTTAGCTATAGTATAGGGCCAAAAAAGATATTAAGCCTTtattaaaccctaattttttgTTCACTTATTTGAAAGGTCTTTACTCTTTCTTCCATCGTCATTTCCTGCTACCATCATCCATCTCTTCTCTCTCTCGTCTCTGCAaatcaggtttttttttttaattatcttttgcTTCTCTTCTCCCACTGCCGTTGGTTTTTAGAGAAATGATCTTTAGAGCCAGAAATCTTTCTCCGTCGAATTTGATACCCCTTTCTTCTCTTGCCCTTTTCTTTACCAAACCATCTTTTACTTCAACTACATTGATAAGTCCATTATTACCTGCAAATACGCCCCAAATTCCCAACAAGTTTTCACACCTCATCTTCTTCACCAATCATTTCTCCTCTCAATCTACGGCCACAACTTCAGCAACTAAAAAGCTTCAAGAACATCTGCAGAAGCAGGAGCCATCTTCTCCTAAACCTTTGACCCTGAACCGAGATGGAAACTATGATGATGGCACTCCCTACAATGTTGTTTGCCCAGGATGTGGGGTTCACATGCAGGACTCAGACCCTAAGCTTGTCGGGTTCTTCATCAAGCCTCCAACAAAGACCAAGGACCCGACGCTCAAAACAAGTTCCCGCCACTTGGTACCTGTTTCAACAGAACCTGAATTCACAGCGTTTCTCAAGAAAGGTCTGATTTTGGAGGAAAAACGTGAAAGTCCTGACCTTGAAGAAGAAAACCTAGATAAAGAAATGCCTGAAAAGCCTGTGGTTTgtgctagatgtcactcattgcGCCACTATGGCAAGGTGAAGGATCCAACGATGGAGAACTTATTGCCAGAATTTGATTTTGATCATACAGTCGGGAGGAGATTGGGATCAGTTTCAGGAGGTCGGTCGGTGGTGTTAATGGTGGTTGATGCATCAGATTTTGATGGATCATTTCCAAGAAAAGTGGCAAAACTTGTATCTGATGTAACTGAAGAGAATTACTCAGCTTGGAAACAGGGAAAATCCGGAAATGTGCCTAGGGTTGTGCTTGTAGTTACTAAGATTGATCTTTTACCTAGCTCATTGTCACCTACGCGATTTGAGCATTGGGCAAGGCAGAGAGCGAAGGAAGGTGGAGCTAGCAAGATTGCAAAATTGCATTTTGTGAGTCCTGTGAAGGATTGGGGGGTGAAAAACTTGGTGGATGATGTCGTGGAGATGGCAGGGCCTAGAGGTACTGTGTGGGCAGTGGGTGCCCAAAATGCTGGAAAGAGTACATTGATCAATGCCATTGGCAAGTGTGTTGGTGGGAAGATTGGTTTCTTAACAGAGGCACCGGTGCCTGGGACAACTTTGGGCCTAGTAAGAGTGGAAGGGGTGCTGCCAGGACAGGCAAAGTTATTTGATACTCCAGGGCTTTTACAGCCACATCAGATGACGACTAGGTTGACAAGGGAGGAGCAGAAGCTTGTCTATATTAGTAAGGAGCTGAAACCAAGGACGTATAGAATCAAGGTGAATCTCAAAACAAGTAGCATTAGTCTACTTTCAATATAATGTGCTACCTACCTAAATTTAGCTAGAATTTGCTGTTGCGATGGTCTGTAAATAGATTTTTCTGCCCATTTTTTGGTCAGAATAGATTCTTTATTTTTGCTGGCTGGTGTTTTGTTTCAGATATTCTCTAGATAATTCTGGGTTTCACGTTTTGGTTCCTTTTTGTAGTTTAATGCTAATAGATTCAAATTTGACAGGCTGGTAACACAGTTCATATTGCTGGATTAATGAGGTTGGACATTGACGAGTCATCTGTGGAATCACTATATGTTACGGTTTGGGCATCCCCTTATCTACCATTACACATGGGGAAAACTGAAAATGCACAAAGAATACTAGAGGATCATATTGGTCATCAGTTACAGGTATGGCATCTCAAGGGAGTAATATCTTTCACTTGATACAagtgatgcaatgcaaaaatgCTTTTTTGCCATTCTGCTCTATTCAGATTTTCACTTTGCAATATGATATTCTTCTTGGAATTGAAACAGCCTTGGGATGTGCTGCAAAGTTTATATAGCTATCCTTTTACAGCATTTTTGCTTGTGTATAATGTTACCCTTGACACTTTCTGTCTGCTGCTTGCTTTTAGCCACCAATTGGAGAGCAACGAGAAGGACAGCTTGGCAGTTGGGTGAGAAAGGAATTCCATATTTCGGGTAATAGCTGGGAATCGAGTTCAGTGGACATTGCTGCTGCTGGTATTGGTTGGTTTGCTATTGGACTTAAAGGAGAGGCAGTTTTAGGGGTTTGGACCTATGAAGGAGTTGGCGTTGTTCTTCGCAATGCTTTGCTTCCTAATAGAGCACAGCTTTTCGAAGAGGCTGGATTCACAGTCTCTAAAATCGTGTCCAAGGCTGACCAAACTTTGAATAAGTCACAGAAGCAAATTGAAAAGAAGAAACGAAGTGGCCAGAAAACAGCCATAGCAGCTGAAGTTTAATTCCAGCACAAGTTATCGCTAAACCTGTCTGGAAAAGATATGTAAACATGGGAAGAAAAATCCCGACATGAACTgtccgaggaaagaaaaaggtagCAAACAGTCTCAAGCCACTTTGAAAAATACAGAATACTTATCTGGAGCTTCCTTTCAGGCAATCATCTCTTAAGAATTTTTCGCCAGTTAACATAGACCCACGCATCCTGCTGAAGAGATGAGCTTATAGAATGCATACGCCTGGCACGCTAGTCTGTTTAGTGAGAAACAAAGATGCTTTTGGTATCGCCtttacaattttgaaaatttgctGCATCTGTTTTCATGGTACAAAGATATGTTTTTTATGGTACATCTTACAGAGGCAAACCCTTTTGATTTTGGCTTACATATAAAAAGCCattaggaaaatgaaaaaaaaaattggttaacTAAAATAATCTCCTCATTGACTATTGTgattgttaaaataaattgatgtgcTAATTAGATGGTGACATATGGAACAtctgatttaatttaatatttatttaacaaaaataaaaaaaatcatgaaatttataaaataatcaaaataaataggaaaaaatatataatttattaaatattaaaaaagttaaaattatataaacttataaatattataaaatattaaaaatataaaaaacctaataaattcaaataaattataaaaaaagtttataacattaataaaacacatttaaaatattgaaaattttatataaacctattaaaattctataaaaatcatataaattacttaaaaatataaaaagtattaaaagtattaaaattgatataaaattataaaaaaaatcataaaaacttgaaatGCACCAAATTAGTTGGTTGGATCGATTAGACCGAAATCGGCAAGAGTATCAATTCAGAGAAAGCCATTAGATCGGTTGACTTGGAAACTGAACGGTTGAAccgattcttttattcttttatttttaatgttttgtttaattGAACTAGACGGATCAATTGAACTGACAAACTAGTGGCCTGTTCAATTTGACCACTAACCCAGTCCTGAAAACCTTTgttagaatattttattttgacaTATGTTAATagttggaaaataaaattttggtttaaagaaaatatttaaaaaaataaaaaatcagttCAACCGCCCGGTTCCCAAG is part of the Gossypium hirsutum isolate 1008001.06 chromosome D11, Gossypium_hirsutum_v2.1, whole genome shotgun sequence genome and encodes:
- the LOC107912419 gene encoding GTP-binding protein BRASSINAZOLE INSENSITIVE PALE GREEN 2, chloroplastic, yielding MIFRARNLSPSNLIPLSSLALFFTKPSFTSTTLISPLLPANTPQIPNKFSHLIFFTNHFSSQSTATTSATKKLQEHLQKQEPSSPKPLTLNRDGNYDDGTPYNVVCPGCGVHMQDSDPKLVGFFIKPPTKTKDPTLKTSSRHLVPVSTEPEFTAFLKKGLILEEKRESPDLEEENLDKEMPEKPVVCARCHSLRHYGKVKDPTMENLLPEFDFDHTVGRRLGSVSGGRSVVLMVVDASDFDGSFPRKVAKLVSDVTEENYSAWKQGKSGNVPRVVLVVTKIDLLPSSLSPTRFEHWARQRAKEGGASKIAKLHFVSPVKDWGVKNLVDDVVEMAGPRGTVWAVGAQNAGKSTLINAIGKCVGGKIGFLTEAPVPGTTLGLVRVEGVLPGQAKLFDTPGLLQPHQMTTRLTREEQKLVYISKELKPRTYRIKAGNTVHIAGLMRLDIDESSVESLYVTVWASPYLPLHMGKTENAQRILEDHIGHQLQPPIGEQREGQLGSWVRKEFHISGNSWESSSVDIAAAGIGWFAIGLKGEAVLGVWTYEGVGVVLRNALLPNRAQLFEEAGFTVSKIVSKADQTLNKSQKQIEKKKRSGQKTAIAAEV